The genomic interval CCTGGGCGATCCGCCGGGTCGACGGGACGCGGTCGCCGGGGGAGAGTTCGCCGTCCGCGATGCGCCGCCGGAGCTCGGCGGCGATGCGCAGGTACGGCGGAACGTTTTTTTCGGCCACGGAGGGACTCCTTCATCCTGTACTAGTACACAGGCTAGCAGGGGAGACACGCGTCTCCGGCGGGTCTGTACTAGCTCAGACCCTGGCTTATGCCTGGATGGCAGGGCTTGGCGGGCCTGCGTGTACGGCGTACATTCAGAAGCATACGTCGTACAGAAAGGTGATTCCCATGAAGACCGTCCTCGTTTCCGGGGCCGGCGTCGCCGGCCTCACGCTCGCCTACTGGCTCCGCCGCAACGGCTTCGCCCCGACCGTCGTCGAGCGGGCCCCCGCCGTGCGCCCCGGCGGCCAGGCGATAGACGTCCGCGGCGTCGCCCTGGACGTCCTCGACCGGGCCGGGATCCTGGAGGAGGCGCGCGGCGCCCGCACCCGGCTGCGCGGCATGTCGATGCTCGGCCCCGAGGGCGACGAGCGGTGGCGCTCCACCGAGATGACCTTCAGCGGCGGGCGGCTGGACAGCGCCGACATCGAGCTCCTGCGCGAGGACCTCACCGGGCTGCTCCACCGGCGGGCGCTCGACGAGGGGGTGGAGTTCCGCTACGACGACTCCGTCGCCGCGCTCGACGAGCGGGCGGACGGGGTGCGGGTCACCTTCGAGCGGGGCGCGGCGCGGACGTTCGGCCTCGTGGTGGGCGCGGACGGCCTGCACTCGAATGTGCGGCGGCTGGCCTTCGGGCCGGAGGAGCGGTACGTACGGCACCTCGGCGCGTACCTGACGGTGTTCAGCACCGACAACTTCCTGGACCTCGACGACTGGGAGGTCTGGCTCACCGAGGACTCCGTGAGCTACTGCGTCTACCCCGTGCGCGCCAACAGCGAGCTGCGGGCCACGCTGGGCTTCCGGTCGGAGCCGGTCGCCTACGACCACCGCGACGCCGAGCGGCAGAAGGCGCTCATGGCGGAGCGGCTGGCGCATGTGGGCTGGGAGACCCCGCGGTTGCTGGAGGCGATGCGGAACGCGCCCGACTTCTACTTCGACGCGATGGCCCAGATCCGCATGGACCGCTGGACCACCGGCCGGGTGGCCCTCGTGGGCGACGCGGGCCACAGCGCCTCCCCCCTCTCCGGCCAGGGCACGAGCCTGGCCCTCGTGGGCGCGTACGTCCTGGCCGCCGAACTCGGCCGGACGCCCGGCGAGCACACCGCCGCGTTCGCCCGCTACGAGGCCCGCATGCGGCCGTTCGTCGCCCTCAACCAGGCGCTCGTGGACGAGAACCCGGGCGGAATGCCGCCGGAGGAGTCCCTGGAGAAGGCCAAGAACGGCATCGCGCTGGACGGGTGACGGAGCGCGGGGGCGAGGCGCGGGACGTCACCCGGCACCGCGGCCGTCCGTGTCCCGTGGGGCCGACGCGTACGCGCGTGATTGCGGAGGGAGCTGAGGGTGCGTCATGGTCGGGGAAGCAGGATGACACGCGTTCTCGACGACGGAACGGATGGACCATGCCTCTTGAGGGTGAGTACGAGCCCAGCCCGGCGGACTGGGTGCGGGAGCAGGTCGAGCTCTTCGAGGGCTCCGGCGGCACCGAGGGGACGACGTTGCGGGGGATGCCCGTCGTGATCCTCACGACGCTCGGGGCCAGGAGCGGCAAGATTCGCAAGACGCCCCTGATGCGGGTCGAGCACGACGGCGCGTACGCCGTGGTCGCCTCGCAGGGCGGCGCGCCCAAGCACCCGGTCTGGTACCACAACCTCGTCGCCGACCCCAGGGCCGAGCTCCAGGACGGGCCCGTGCGGCGGGACGTGACCGCACGGGAGGTCACCGGCGCGGAGAAGGCGCTGTGGTGGGAGCGCGCGGTCGCCGCGTACCCGGACTACGCCGACTACCAGGCGAAGACGGAGCGCGAGATCCCCGTCCTCGTCCTGGAGCCCGCCGCGTCCCCCCACTGAGCCGGTCCGGCGGCCCGCGGGCCGCCGCCCGTCCGGGTGCCGTCCGCCCGTGGCGGACGGCACCGGCGGGTGGGCTATGTTGAGCGGAAATCGGAGGAGAGGGAGGCACGCCGGTGCCATCAGGGCAGCAGGCACGCGCGCAGGCGTCCGCGATCACGCCGGGCACGCGGTCCCCGGCGGCGGAGCCGCCCGCCGCGGAGAAGATCCGCGCCCTGTTCGGCGGCCACCGGCTGTCCCCCGCGCAACGGCGCATCGCGCAGTACATCACCGACCACCTCACCGAGGCCGCGTTCCTGTCGATCACGGACCTCGCCGAGCGGGTGGGCGTCAGCCAGCCGTCGGTGACCCGGTTCGCGTCCTCGCTGGGGTTCAGCGGGTACCCCGCGCTCCGGGAGGCGCTCCAGCCCATCGCGCTGCGCGCGGTCGCCGGCGCGCCGGGCGCCAGGGAGGAGGTCCGCCGCAACGAGCTCCAGGCGGCCGTCGACGCCGAGATCGCGAACCTGGAGCACCTGCGCCGCGTGTTCGCCGACGCCGACCAGGTCCTCGACATCGGCCGCGAACTCGCCACATCGGTCCCGCTGACCGTCCTCGGCCTGCGGATCTCCGTCTCCCTGGCGGAGTACTTCGCCTACGCGGCCCGGCGGATCCACCCGGACGTGCGCCTGGTGTCCCGCGGCGGCAGCGTCGCCTACGACGCGCTGCTCCAGTCCCGGGAGGCGGGCGGCACCTGGGTGCTCGCCTTCGCGATGCCGCGGCACGCCAAGGAGACCCTGGCCGCGATGCGGGCCGCGCGCAGCACCGGCCTGCGCGTCGCGCTGATCACCGACCTGACGCTGGGGCCGCTCGTGGAGGAGGCCGACGTGGCGCTCACCGCCGGCACCGGCTCGCGCCTCGTCTTCGACTCGTACGCCGCCCCGGGGATCCTCTCGGCGGCCCTCCTCCAGGCGATGGCCGACGCGGACCCCGAGCGCACCCAGCTCCGCCTGGAGAAGTACGAGCAGGCCGCCGACCAGCACGATTTCTTCCTGGACTCCTGACCCGGCGCCGGCGCCGGACCGGCTGAGCCCGGCCGCCGCACCGGGTGTCACCGGGGTTTTCCGCCCCAAACACACATGAAATTTTTCATGCACTTGCTTACTTGGCGGTAAATATATTTACTTCGTGGGCACCCCCGGGCCCCTGAAGCGGCGGCCCCGGGACATGGACGAACATCCAGGGACGACACCTCCTCGTCGGCCCCCGGTGTTCCGTTCGGGCGCTCCGCCCCCTCGGACGCCCCCGGCGGCCCCGGTCTACCCCCTGGGCCGGGACCGCCGGCCGCAAACGGACCCCCTCAAGGGGGTACGGACGTGCGCCGCGGAGCCGCCGCGTACAGGCTGGTCCCATGGATCAGGTCCCCAAGGAGCTGCGGATCGCGGTGGCCATGCGCGGCGGAGTCAGCCTCGCCGTCTGGATGGGCGGGGGCTGCCGGGAGATCGCCGCGCTGCGCGGGGCGGCCCAGGACCGGGCGCGCGGTGCCGCCGCGCCGGGTGCCGAGGGCTACGGCGCGCTCCTGGACCTCTGCCGCTACGACGACGTGACCGTCGACGTCCTCGCCGGCACCAGCGCGGGGGGACTCAACGGCGCTCTCCTCGCCTGCCATCTGGCCTACGGCATGGAGTTCGGCGACAACATGCGCCGCCTGTGGCTGCGCCTGGGCGACCTGGAGTCCCTGACCCGCAGCCCCGGCACCCCGCGCCTGCCGGGCCTCCCGGAGCCGCCGGACTCCCCGCCGGACCTCCCGCGCGTCCCGGACTCCCTGCTCCGCGGCGACGAGGTCTTCTACGAGCGGCTCGCCGACAGCCTCCTGACAGAGATCGGCAAGCAGCCCCCGGACCGGCCCGGCGGCGGCCCCGTACGCCTGATCCTCACGGCCACCCGGGTCACCCCCCGCCAGGACTGGGTGCGCCCCACCATCGGCCAGCCGCTGGAAGTGGGGCGCACCCGCGCCTTCTTCCGCTTCCGGCACCGGCCCGGCACCGCCTTCCTCACCGACTTCGGCAGCCCGTCCGGCCCCTGGCCCCCGGAGGACGCCGTACGCCGCCTCGCCTACGCCGCCCGCACGAGCTCGTCGTTCCCCGGCGCCTTCGAGCCGGGGCAGCCCTTCGTCGGCGCCCCCGGCAGCACGGTGCCGCCGCACGACCCGGACGTCGTCGACATGAGCTCCGTCAGCAGCGAGGCGGGCCACGGCGAGGCGCCCGACGGCCGCCTCGAACTCGTCGACGGCGGCCTCCTGGACAACATCCCCGTCGCCTGGGCCGTCCGCGCCATCGCCGGCATGCCCGCGAAGGCGCCGGTCGACCGCTGGCTGCTCTATCTGCAACCCGAGCCCCCCATGCTCCCGGACGCCGTGGCGCACCCGGTTCAGCAGCGCCGGATGACCCGGCTGCTGCGGCTCGCCCGGCGGGCCTCGGCCATCAAGGCCGGCTCCGAGTCGCTCTGGGAGGACGCCGTCGACCTGCGCGCCGCCCAGTCGGCCGCCGAGCAGCGGCAGGCCCCGGTGGCCGCCCTGCCCGCCACCGGGTGGGCGCGGGAGGCGCTCCGGCCCGGCCGGCTGGCCCGCCACCGGACGCTGACCGGGCGGGCCGAGGCCGACCGGTTCGCCCGTCTCCTGGAGGACCCGGCCGAGGTCACCGGCCCGGACCCGCTGCCCCTGCCACCGGGGCCCGGCCCGCTCGACGGCGGCGGCTCGCCCTTCTGCCTCCAGCGGCTGCGCCAGGCCGCCGACGGGCTCGCGCTCCCCGCGGAGCCCGGCTCGCTCGCGGACGTACGGGCGTACGGCATCTCGCCGCTGCCGCTGGCCCGCGCCGTGCGGCTGCTCTTCGACGGGATCCAGGCGGCGGAGGAGACCGGGCAGACCGTGTCCCCGGCCGCCCGCGAACGCCTGTACGCCTGCCGGCTGGCCGTCGCCACGCTGGTCGCCGTCCGGGACCGGCTGGTGCTCCGGCGCTTCCGCGAGTGCGGCGAGGAACCCGTCCGGCGGATCCGCGAGGCCACCGTCTGGCTGGGCGCGGTCATGGCCGAGGCGGGCACGCCGGGCCCCGAGGACGTGGCCGCCTGGCAGGAGTGGCCGGGCCGGCTGGCCGCCGCGGTCGCCGTCGCCAACCCCGCGACCGCCGACCTCGACGCCGACTGGCCCGAGGACCTCTACGGGCCGGTGTGGCGGCGCCTGGCCGCCCTGGGCCGCGAGATCGGGGCGGACGTGCGCCGGCCCGTGCCGGGCTTCGGGGGACTCCAGGGCGCCGGCCCGGACGGCGTGCTGGACGCGCTGCTCGCCGCCGAGGTGCTCATCGGGCCCCTGCGCCCCGACCCGCTGGGCGAACCCACCCGCATCCGCTTCCACACCGTGTCGGCCGCCAACTCCAGCTGGGCCACCCGGCAGGCCTTCCCCGCCGCCGCGGAGGACCTGGTCGACGCCAAGCTCGGCGGCAACGAGCTGCGCAACTTCGCCTCCTTCCTGAGCGTCCGCTGGCGGCTCAACGACTGGACCTGGGGACGGCTGGACACCGCCGCCTCGCTGGTGGACGTCGTCGCGACGGACGAGCGGCTGGCGAAGCTCTACACCGGCCCGGACGACCCGGCCCTCGCCGGCCTGCTCGACGCCCCGGTGGCCGCCGCGCCCACGGGAAGCCCCTGGGACCCCGTGCGCGCCGCCGTCACCGAGCGGATCCAGCGGCAGATCCTCGACGAGGAACTCCCGCTGCTCGAAAGCCTCCAGGAGGAAGGGCGCGACGAGCCCCTCGGGGCGGAGCCCGACACACCCGTGCCGCCACCACCGCCGGACGACAGGCCGCTCGACGAGCGGCTGGTCCCCCTCGTCGAGGTCGGGGCCGAGCCGGTCGGCGAACTCGTCCGCCGGCCCGCGCCCCGGCGCGCCGCCCTGCGGCTCGGCCTCGTCGCCTGGCGGGCCCTCCAGCCCTCGGGCGACCGCCCGCGCACGTACGTGGCCCGGGGACTGATGGAGCTGTTCCGGCCGCTCGTGTGCCTGCCGCTCGTCCTGTCCCTCGTCGCCCCGTCCGCGGCGCTCGCGGCGGCCGTGTGCGCCTGGTTCGCCGTCATGGCCGGCACCGGGGTCTGGTTCTCGTACCCCGCCCACCTCGCCGTCCTCGTCGGCGTCTCGCTGGCGGCCACCGGCCTCTGCCTCCACCACGCGGCGAAGGGCCGCCGCGCGCTGCTGCCCGGCTTCCTGGTCCCCCTCGGCGCGGGCCTCGTGGCGGCCTACGGATGGCTGGACCACCAGAGGGCGGAGCTGGGGCCCGCGAGCGTCTTCCTCGTCACCGCGCTCGGCTACGGCGGCGCCGTGGCCCTCGCCCTGGTCGCGGGGGTCGGCGTGCGGCGGGTCAGTGTGGTCACCCCCGTCCTGGCCGGCGTCGGCGCGGGCGCCGTCCAGGCCGCCGCGCACCCGCTGCCCGCCTGGGCGGCCTTCGCCGTGCTCTACGGGGTCCTGGCCGCCGGCGCCCTCGCCCTCACGTTCTTCTTCCCGCAGGACGACCCCGACGCGCGGGCGCCGGACCTCCACGACCTGGTGGAGGCCCCGGACGACCGGAGGCGCCCCGTGTCCGAGCCGGTGTAGGCAGGCCGGGGGGACCGGCCGACCGCCCGGCGGTTCCGCGCGTACACCGAACGGCGGCTTCCGGCCCTGGTGTTCCGCTGTGCGCACCATGGCCGGAAACCGCTTCCCGAGCCCGGCACACCGTGCGGTCTTAGGGGTTCCGAATGGCTTGACTTGACTTGTACATGCCCTATTTTCGTGGAGGCAAGGACAGGGCGGAGCGAGTCCGCAGAGTCGTGGGAGGGAACCCCATGTTCAGACCGGTGATGATCGGTGGCGCGGCCGTGGCGCTGATGGCGGCCGCGTCGTTCTCACCGTCGGCGGCCGCCGCCGACGGGACCCCTCCGCCGGACAAGGTCGTGATCGACGTGGTGTCGGTCAACGGCTCGGGCTGCCCGGCCGGCACGGCGGCGGTCGCGGTCGCCGGCGACAACACGGCGTTCACCGTGACCTACAGCGACTACCTCGCGCAGGTGGGCGTCGGCTCCCGGCCGACGGACTTCCGGAAGAACTGTCAGCTCGGTCTGAACATCCACGTCCCGCAGGGGTACACCTACGCGATAGCCAAGGCCGACTACCGGGGCTTCGCCCACCTCCAGCGGGGCGCCACGGGCCTGGAGAAGGCCAGCTACTACTTCCAGGGGATGTCGCAGACGACGTCCGTGACGCACCGCTTCACCGGCCCGCTCAGCGACAACTGGCGGACGACCGACGTGACGGCGGCCGACGCCCTGGTCTACGCCCCGTGCGGCGCGCAGCGGATCCTCAACGTCAACACCGAGCTCCGGGTCGGCGCCGGCACCTCCGACACCGACACGACCAACAGCTTCATGGCGATGGACTCCACGGACGGCAGCGTCAACACGCTCTACCACTTCTCCTGGAAGGAGTGCCCCTGACCGGTCGCGCCGGGCGCGCACGGCGGGGAACCTCACGCTTGTGCCCGGTGATCCGCCCCGCGGGCGGGTCACCGGGCACCGTGGTATCGGCTCAACCTGTGCTGTACACATCCGGTGACCGATGGTGGCATGAGCACATCAGATGCTCGAACGGGCCGTGGGGCAGTGGGAGGGATCTCCATGTTCGGACCGGAGTTCAGACGGGAGCGCGGGGCGGGCCTCGGACCGGTGTGCGGAAGGCTGCGCGGAGCGGTGACGAGACCGGTGGTCGTGGGTGGCGCGGCGGGGCTGCTGCTCGCGGTGTCGGCGTCGCCCGGGGCGGCGGCCACGGACGGGGTGCCGCCGCCGGACAAGATCGTGATCGATGTGGTGTCCGTGAACGGCTCCGGCTGCCCCGCCGGATCGGCCAACGTGGCCGTCTCACCGGACAACCAGGCCTTCACCGTGTCGTACAGCAGCTACGTCGCACAGGTGGGCGTCGGTTCCAAGCCGACGGACGCCCGGAAGAACTGTCAGCTCAGCCTGAACGTCCATGTCCCCCAAGGTTTCACCTACGCCGTCGCCAAGGCCGACTACCGCGGGTTCGCACACCTGGAGAAGGGGGCCACCGCCCTCCAGCGGGCCACCTACTACTTCCAGGGCATGTCGCAGACCGCCTACATGAACCACCCGTTCGCCGGGCCGCTCAACGACGGCTGGCAGACCTCCGACACCACGGAGATCGACGCGCTGATCTACGCGCCGTGCGGTGCCGTGCGGTACTTCAACATCAACACCGAGCTGCGGGTGGAAGCGGGCACCTCCGACCCGGCGAAGACCAACAGCTTCATGGCGATGGACTCCACGGACGGCAGCATCAACACCCTTTACCACTTCGCCTGGAAGCAGTGCCCCGCGCGCTGAACCGGTCCCGCGCGGCGGGCCCACCGCGCCCGGCCGTCACTCCTCGACGCCCCGTCCTCGCTCTGGCGTACGGACGGCTGCTTACGAAGGGGGTTGCACCACCGCGCACTTCGTAGGAACGCGTACGCGTCAAGCGCGGGTGGCGCGCGCCTTCGCGAACGCCCCGCCGGCGGGGACCATGGGAGAGGCGCCGCTTGTCCGCCTGCCCTTTTCCCGGGGAACGGCGGGGACACCGGCGCGCCGTGTGCCGGCCGGGGCGTCCGGCGGCGGCGCGGACCGGCAAGGGGCACCGACCGGCAAGCGGTACGGATCAGCGAAGGTACGGAGGGAGTTCCCGCACGGCTGCCGGCGCCGACGGGCGGTCGGCCGGACCGAGGGCAAGAGCGCGCGTCACCAGGAGCAACCCCGGCACCGGGCAGCACCGCTCCCCGGCGTCGGGTCCCCTTCCGCCGAGCCAGGCCAGGAGATGCCATGAGCCTCACCACCGGTAGCGGCGACACCCTCGTGCCTCCCGTGGCCGGCGGCAGGCCCCTGCTGCGCCACCTGGCCGTGATCCTGGACGGCAACCGCCGCTGGGCCCACGACCGCGGCCTCCCCACCCTGGCGGGGTACCAGCGGGGCGGCCGGCGCGTCCTGGACCTGCTCTCCTGGTGCCGCGGCGCAGAAGAGATCGAGACCGTCACCCTCTGGCCGCTGTCGATCGAGAACCTCCACCGGCCGCACGAGGAGCTGACCGGCCTCCTGCACGTCATCATGAGCATCGCCGAGGAGATAGCCGCCACCGGGCACTGGCGCATCCGGATCATCGGCGCCCCGGAGGTGCTGCCCGCCCGGCTCGCCGACGGGCTGGTCCGGCTGGCCCGCCGGTCGGGACGCCGCTCCGACCCGGTCGTCAACATCGCCGTCGCCTACGGCGGCCGCGACGAGATCACGCGGGCCGTGCGGAACCTCTTCCTCGCCCACCGGGAGGCGGGCACCCTGCCCGTCCTGGCCGACGGCATCCGGCCCGAGGAGTTCGACCACTACCTGGACACCTCGGGCCAGCCCGACCCCGACCTGGTGATCCGCACCTCGGGGGAGCAGCGCCTGTCCGGGTTCATGCCCTGGCAGACCGTCTACTCGGAGTTCTACTTCTGCCCCGTCCACTGGCCGGAGTTCGACAAGAGCGAGTTCGACAAGGCACTGGGGTACTACCGCACCCGCCACCGCCGTCTGGGCCTGTAGAGGCCACCGGACGACCACGCCCCGCCCCGCCATGTCCCGCCGTTGTCCCGCCCGGCGAAGGGTGATCACCCGTGGAAGTTAGGTTAGCCTAAGCTAAGCCTCGTCGGGGGTGGTGGGACAGCGACATCACGGGAGCGGCTCCATGAGCGTCACGGCAGCGAAGGGTTTCACGGCGGCGGGTATCGCGGCCGGGATCAAGGAGAGCGGTGACGCCGATCTCGCCCTGGTGGTGAACGAGGGGCCGAGGCCGGCGGCGGCGGGGGTGTTCACGGCGAACCGTGTGAAGGCCGCTCCGGTGCTGTGGTCGGAGCGGGTCCTCAAGGGGGGCCGGGTCTCGGCGGTGGTGCTGAACTCGGGTGGGGCGAACGCCTGCACCGGCCCGCGGGGCTTCCAGGACACCCGTGCCACCGCGGAGAAGGCGGCGGAGGTGCTGGGCCACAGCGCGGGGGAGATCGCGGTGGCCTCCACCGGGCTGATCGGTGTGTACCTGCCGATGGACAAGCTGCTGCCCGGGATCGGGAAGGCGGCCGCCGAGTTGTCCGCCCATGGCGGGGAGAGCGCGGCGCTGGCGATCAAGACGACGGACACCGTCCACAAGACCGCCGTGTACGAGGGGGAGGGCTGGACGGTGGGCGGCATGGCCAAGGGTGCGGGCATGCTCGCGCCGGGGCTCGCCACGATGCTCGTGGTGCTGACCACCGACGCCGATCTCGGTGCCCCCGCCCTCGACGCGGCGCTGCGGGCCTCGACGCGGACCACGTTCGACCGGATCGACTCCGACGGCTGTATGTCGACCAATGACACGGTGCTGCTGCTGGCGTCGGGTGCCTCGGAAGTGGTGCCGGACGCGGGGGAGTTCGCGGAGGCGGTGCGGGTGGTGTGCGACGACCTGGCGCGGCAGCTGATCGGGGACGCGGAAGGTGCGTCGAAGGACATCCGTATCGAGGTGGTCGGCGCGGCGAGCGAGGACGACGCGGTGGAGGTGGGGCGTTCCCTGGCGCGGAACAATCTGCTGAAGTGCGCGATCCACGGTGAGGACCCCAACTGGGGGCGGGTGCTGTCCGCGATCGGCACGACCTCGGCGGTCTTCGACCCGGACCGGCTCAACGTGGCCATCAACGACGTCTGGGTCTGCCGTAACGGCTCCATCGGGGCCGACCGCGACCTCGTCGACATGCGGGGCCGGGAGGTCCGTATCACGGCCGACCTGGCGGCGGGTGGGGAGACGGCGGTGATCTGGGCCAACGACCTGACCGCGGAGTACGTGCACGAGAACAGCGCGTACAGCTCCTGAGCGGTGCGGCGGCCGGCGCCGCCGCCCTGTCCCCGGTCCTCAAATGCCGAACGGGCCGGGGACTTGACATATAAGCCGACCAGAAAGTTAGGTTAGGCTTACCTAAACATCAACTTCTTGCGCTGCCCACTGGAGCTCTCGTGGGGCCGGGCGGCACAGCGAAAGGACGAGCATGTCGGCACGGCGCGGGGACACCGCACTCACGGGCGGCGGCCCCATCGACGATCTGGTCGGCATAGGCTTCGGCCCCGCCAATCTCGCCCTGGCCATCGCGATCGACGGCCACAACCGCCGGCACCCCGGCAGCCCGCTGCGCGCCGGATTCCTGGAGCGCCAGGAGCGGTTCGGCTGGCACCAGGGGATGCTCCTCGAAGGCGCCACCATGCAGGTGTCGTTCCTCAAGGACCTCGTCACCATGCGGGACCCCGGCAGCCGGTTCTCCTTCCTGCATTACCTTCAGGAGCGCGGCCGGCTCGCCGACTTCATCAACCAGAAGAGCTTCTACCCCACCCGGATCGAGTTCCACGACTACTTCGAGTGGTGCGCCGCCGAGTTCGACCGGTCCGTCGGGTACGGCCGTACCGCTGTCGCCGTGCGGCCGGTGACGGGCGACGACGGGACCGTGGAGAGTGTCGGCGTCGTGCACCGCGCCGTGGCCGGCCCGGCCGGCGAGGCCGTCCGGCGCGCCCGCAACGTCGTGCTCGGCACCGGGCTGACCCCGCGCGTCCCGGACGGCGTCAGCCTCGGCCCGCACGTCTGGCACAACCGTGATCTGCTGTTCCGCGCACCAGAACTGACGGTCCGTCCGCACCGCCGCTTCGTCGTGGTCGGCGCGGGCCAGTCCGCCGCCGAGACCGCCGACTACCTGCACCGCTCCTTCCCCGACGCCGAGGTCTGCGCGGTCTTCTCCCGCTACGGCTACAGCCCGGCCGACGACAGCCCCTTCGCCAACCGCATCTTCGACCCGGCCGCCGTGGACCACTTCTACGACGCCCCCGAGGACACCAAGCGGGCACTGCTCGGCTACCACGCCAATACCAACTACTCCGTCGTCGACGGCGACCTGATCGAGCAGCTCTACCGCACCGCCTACCAGGAGAAGGTCCAGGGCCACGAACGGCTGCGCATCCTCAACGCGACCCGCCTCACGGCCGTCCAGGACATCCCCGGCGGCGCCCGCGCGGTGATCCGCTCCCTGACCGCGGACGAGGACCTGGTGCTCGACTGCGACGCCGTGGTGCTCGCCACCGGCTACCGGCCGGCCGACCCCCGGGACCTGCTCGGCGACCTGGCCGCCGAGTGCCTCACCGATGGCCTCGGCCGGCTGCGCGTGGGCCGCGACCACCGGGTGCTGACCACCGACCGGGTCCGCGCCGGCATCTACCTCCAGGGCGGCACCGAGCACACCCACGGCATCACCTCGTCGCTGCTCTCCACACTGGCCGTCCGCTCGGGCGAGATGTGCGACTCGCTGCTGCTGCGCCGCGCCGAACAGGACGTACCCGCCGGTGACCTGACGGCCGTACCGCTCGGCTGACCCCGGCCGCTACCGCGCCGCACAGCCCTCCCGGGTCTCCGGGAGGGCTGTGCGGCGCTTCCGCCACAACGCCGGGAACGACGTCGCCGCCCGGAAGCCGTGGGCCCTCGTCCAACGAGGGCCCACGGCTTCCGGGCGGCGAGGAGGCGGGCGCTATCCGACGCGGCCGCCGGCCCGCGCCCGTACCGCCCCCGCGGGGAGCGGCACGGCCAGGGAACGGGCGAAGACCCGTGAGCCGCGCCCCGGATCCAGGGACACCGCCCAGGCCCGTGGCGCCCGCGCGGCGTCCGCCTCCCGGAAACCGCAGCGGACGAACGCCTCGCCGCCACCGGTCGTCGCCGCGAACACCTCGCCGACCGACCGCGCGGCGGCCTCCCGCAGCAGCGCGGCCAGCAGCCGCGACCCCACCCCGCGCCGCTGACGCCCGGAGCGCACACAGAAGTTGTGGAGCACCGCGGGCATCCCGGCCGGGGCCCGAGCGTCCCCCGGGTACGCGCGCAGGGCCACGCACCCCTCCAAAACGCCGTCGCCGTCCTCGGCCACGAGGAACTCCCGGGCCGTCGCCGCGTACGTCCCGGGCGTCCGCCACAGGAGGGCGCCGGAGCGCATGAACGGCTCCGACAGCGCGTACAGCTCCGCCGCGTCGGCGGGGTCCGCCACCCGTACGGAGGGCGGTGCGAGGGTCCGCTCGCCGGTGGGGGAGACGGCTGTCGGGCAGTGCGCCGCGGCCACGGTGGTCCTTTCCTCACTCCGGGCGCGCGGGTACGCCGCTCGCGCCCGGGGGCGTCCCGGACAGCACCGGGTGGAGCCAGGCGGGTCCTGACTCGCGTGAACTGGGGGTGGGGTGCGGGGGAGCGCGCCTCAGCAGGGGCCGCCCGGATAGTCGTCCGTCTCGGGCGCGCCCGCGTCGCGCATCCTGCGCAGGACCCCGCGCAGGGTCGGCCCGTCGTCGATGAACTCCGGGCAGTTCGTCATGGTGTCGAAGACCATGGTCCCGTCGGTGGCGTGCCAGATGACCCACCGGTCCGAGGGGGTCGACCACAGGTGCGCGTACCGCCGCACCCGGTCGTCGTGCGTGCTCATGAGCGGCCTTTCCGTGCTCCCGCGCGCCGGGCCGGACCCGGCCCCGGCCGCTCGCGGGAGGTCTGCCGAACGGGCCGGCCCGCACCCCCGCGGGGGCGGGGTGCGGGCCGGTGTCGAGGGGTCAGGGGCGGCCGGTGAGGTAGCCGCCCATCGTGGTGAAGTAGTCGGCCGCGGACAGCTCCTGGCCGTCCTCGGTGCGGACCCGCTCGATCGCCAGCCCGTGGTTGCGGCCGGTCCGGGCGTCGGC from Streptomyces albireticuli carries:
- a CDS encoding DUF4360 domain-containing protein, which gives rise to MFRPVMIGGAAVALMAAASFSPSAAAADGTPPPDKVVIDVVSVNGSGCPAGTAAVAVAGDNTAFTVTYSDYLAQVGVGSRPTDFRKNCQLGLNIHVPQGYTYAIAKADYRGFAHLQRGATGLEKASYYFQGMSQTTSVTHRFTGPLSDNWRTTDVTAADALVYAPCGAQRILNVNTELRVGAGTSDTDTTNSFMAMDSTDGSVNTLYHFSWKECP
- the argJ gene encoding bifunctional glutamate N-acetyltransferase/amino-acid acetyltransferase ArgJ; translated protein: MSVTAAKGFTAAGIAAGIKESGDADLALVVNEGPRPAAAGVFTANRVKAAPVLWSERVLKGGRVSAVVLNSGGANACTGPRGFQDTRATAEKAAEVLGHSAGEIAVASTGLIGVYLPMDKLLPGIGKAAAELSAHGGESAALAIKTTDTVHKTAVYEGEGWTVGGMAKGAGMLAPGLATMLVVLTTDADLGAPALDAALRASTRTTFDRIDSDGCMSTNDTVLLLASGASEVVPDAGEFAEAVRVVCDDLARQLIGDAEGASKDIRIEVVGAASEDDAVEVGRSLARNNLLKCAIHGEDPNWGRVLSAIGTTSAVFDPDRLNVAINDVWVCRNGSIGADRDLVDMRGREVRITADLAAGGETAVIWANDLTAEYVHENSAYSS
- a CDS encoding lysine N(6)-hydroxylase/L-ornithine N(5)-oxygenase family protein; translated protein: MSARRGDTALTGGGPIDDLVGIGFGPANLALAIAIDGHNRRHPGSPLRAGFLERQERFGWHQGMLLEGATMQVSFLKDLVTMRDPGSRFSFLHYLQERGRLADFINQKSFYPTRIEFHDYFEWCAAEFDRSVGYGRTAVAVRPVTGDDGTVESVGVVHRAVAGPAGEAVRRARNVVLGTGLTPRVPDGVSLGPHVWHNRDLLFRAPELTVRPHRRFVVVGAGQSAAETADYLHRSFPDAEVCAVFSRYGYSPADDSPFANRIFDPAAVDHFYDAPEDTKRALLGYHANTNYSVVDGDLIEQLYRTAYQEKVQGHERLRILNATRLTAVQDIPGGARAVIRSLTADEDLVLDCDAVVLATGYRPADPRDLLGDLAAECLTDGLGRLRVGRDHRVLTTDRVRAGIYLQGGTEHTHGITSSLLSTLAVRSGEMCDSLLLRRAEQDVPAGDLTAVPLG
- a CDS encoding DUF4360 domain-containing protein; the encoded protein is MTRPVVVGGAAGLLLAVSASPGAAATDGVPPPDKIVIDVVSVNGSGCPAGSANVAVSPDNQAFTVSYSSYVAQVGVGSKPTDARKNCQLSLNVHVPQGFTYAVAKADYRGFAHLEKGATALQRATYYFQGMSQTAYMNHPFAGPLNDGWQTSDTTEIDALIYAPCGAVRYFNINTELRVEAGTSDPAKTNSFMAMDSTDGSINTLYHFAWKQCPAR
- the uppS gene encoding polyprenyl diphosphate synthase, translated to MSLTTGSGDTLVPPVAGGRPLLRHLAVILDGNRRWAHDRGLPTLAGYQRGGRRVLDLLSWCRGAEEIETVTLWPLSIENLHRPHEELTGLLHVIMSIAEEIAATGHWRIRIIGAPEVLPARLADGLVRLARRSGRRSDPVVNIAVAYGGRDEITRAVRNLFLAHREAGTLPVLADGIRPEEFDHYLDTSGQPDPDLVIRTSGEQRLSGFMPWQTVYSEFYFCPVHWPEFDKSEFDKALGYYRTRHRRLGL
- a CDS encoding GNAT family N-acetyltransferase, whose translation is MAAAHCPTAVSPTGERTLAPPSVRVADPADAAELYALSEPFMRSGALLWRTPGTYAATAREFLVAEDGDGVLEGCVALRAYPGDARAPAGMPAVLHNFCVRSGRQRRGVGSRLLAALLREAAARSVGEVFAATTGGGEAFVRCGFREADAARAPRAWAVSLDPGRGSRVFARSLAVPLPAGAVRARAGGRVG